TAATTTTGACCTTCTTCTTCCGTTACATGAAAGAACTGATCGAGAACGGCTATATCTACATCGCGCAGCCGCCATTGTATCTCCTTAAAAAAGGAAACAAAAAAATCTATGCCTACAATGAAAAGGAACGTGAGGAATTTACTTTAGAAATGGCTCCGGACGGTAAAGGCGTTGAAGTACAGCGTTACAAAGGTCTTGGGGAAATGAACCCTGAGCAGCTTTGGGAAACTACGTTAAATCCTGAAAACCGAATTCTGAAACAGGTTACCATTGAAAGTCTTGCCGATGCGGATAATGTATTCTCCATGCTGATGGGCGACGAAGTACCGCCACGAAGAGAGTTTATCGAGAAAAATGCGGTGTACGCAAAAATCGATGTTTAATTAACAATAACATAGATTACATAAAAAACTGTTCAATTTTGAGCAGTTTTTTGTTTTAAAATAATTAATTTTGAGGATGAAAAATATTTCCGCTGTTCTGTTTTTAGTTATTTTATCTGTAATCAGCTGTAAAAAAGCAGAAAAATCACCGGTGGAAAAATCCGAACAATTGCCTGAGCAAATCACCAAAGTCGATTTATCAGCGACAGATTCCGTGAAGATTGTTGATTCCTTAAAGGTAAGTGAAAATCTTACGGCCGGTTTTAAATCCACAGTCTTGGTGTTTCCGAACCTGAGTAATAAAGTGCTGCTGGACAGCATTTACGCACCGGTTAATATGAAACTGGAGCAATATTCAAGAGAAAATATCACTACGGAACTCAATACTCAGAAGAAAGAATATTATGACGGTGTTAAGAAATCTCTCGAAGACTGGGCTCCGGATTTTCCGCGAACCTGGGAACAGAATTCTTATATGAAAATGTTTTCACAGCTCAACGATTACCTGACGGTTCAATATAAAGCTGATGGTTACACCGGTGGTGCTCACGGTTATTTTAATGAATTATACAGGGTTTTCGATGTGAAAACAAATAAGCAGGTAACTCTTGCAGATATTTTGAAAGTGCGTGATGCAAAAATATGGAGCAGGATTCTCATGGATCATTTCCTGAAGAACGATCTGGAAAGAGGTCAGGCAGAAATGCTTCTCGTAAAAGAAATTCCGTTAAACGATAATTTTTATTTCGACAAGAATAACCTTTACTTTCTTTACAATCAGTATGAAATTGCGGCCTATGCGGCAGGCCCGGTTCTTATTAAAATTCCCTACACCGAAATTAAACCTTTTCTGACTCAGGATTTCAGAACGAAACTGAATTTAAATTAATTCTGCAGTCTTCTGCTGCTCTGTCTTTATGGAAAACGTTGCCTTCATCATCAATCCTTTTTCGGCTAAAAAAGATTATCATCCGTTTTTGCGTGCCTTAAAAAAAGAGGTAAGCAATCCTCTGTTTTATATATCAGAGTCGATTCAGGGAACTTTTAATTTTATTGACAATCATTATGCAACCACCGATATTTTTGTGGCCGTGGGTGGAGACGGCACTATTTCAACAGTCGCTCAAAAACTGATCAATACAGATAAAATCCTTGCCATTTTCCCGGCCGGATCTGGAAATGGATTTTCAAATGAAACAAAATTTTCAAAAAACATCGACGAACTTTTAGCCAAAATTAAAGCCAGGAAGGTGAAAAAAATCGATACTTTCACGGTTAACGGAAGACTTTCGATCAACGTATCCGGGACAGGTTTTGACGGGAAAGTGGTGAAGGAATTTGAAAAAACCGACAGAGGTTTCAAAAATTATATTAAAGTTTCGATCAAAACTTTTTTCAATTATAAACCGGTACAGATTAAATTTCTCACCGAAAGCTTTAAGAAATACAGCGGCCGCTATTTAATGCTGAACATCGCCAACACGCGGCAGTTCGGCAATAACGCTTACATTGCTCCTAAAGCAAGCAAAAGCGACGGTTTGGTAGATTTGGTTTTGGTAAAGAAATTCCCATTAACCTACTCGCCTTTTTTCGCGTTTAGAATGTTTACCAAAAGACTGAAAGACGATCAGTACGTTACTTATCTTCCTGTTTCTGAAATCCAGTTTGAAGTGGATACGAAAAACTGGCATCTGGACGGAGAATTCAACAAAATAGAATCGCCGGTAAAAGTAAAAGTACAGCCCAAAAGTTTGAATATTTTACAGTAATTCCTGCAGTCCTTTTTTATAAGATTCCAGCGCTCTTTCTCTGGCGAATTTGTGATCGATCATCGGTTTCGGATAAGCTGAAGTTCCGAATTCCTTTATCCATTTTTTAATGTACACAAAATCTGGGTCAAACTTTTTCTGCTGCTCTTCGGGATTAAATACCCTGAAATATGGCGCCGCATCGCAACCGGAACCCGCGCTCCATTGCCAGTTTCCGTTGTTGGCCGACAAATCATAATCAAGCAGCTTTTCCGCGAAATATGCTTCGCCAATACGCCAGTCAATGAGTAAATGTTTGGTAAGAAAGCTTGCGCAAACCATTCTCACGCGGTTGTGCATCAAACCGGTTTCGTTCAGTTCGCGCATTCCCGCATCCACAAGGGGATAACCAGTTTTGCCAGTCTGCCATTTTTTTAAATTTTCAGGATCATTAATCCAGGAAATTCCGTCGTATTTCGCTTTGAAAGATTGCTGTACAACTTTAGGAAAATGATAGAGAATCTGCATAAAGAACTCCCGCCAAATCAATTCTTTAAGATAGGTTTGGTTGAGTGAGGCCGCGGTTTGCGCAAGTCTCCGAACACTGCTCGTACCGAAACGCAGGTGAACACTCATTTCTGAGGTTTTGGTTGCCGGAAAATTCCGGGTTTTGTGATAATGTTTTAAAATCTCCTCGTTGATATTTGGACTTTTAAATTCTAGTTCTGTGGAACGGAACCCAATGTCTTCCAATGAAAATTCCTGTCTTTCAACATTCTCGAAATGATGGATATACTGCTCAGACTGATAACTTTCTGTTTGCTCAGCATCATATTTCAAAAGCCACTGTTTGGAGTACGGTGTGTAAACGGTGTACGGCGTTTTATCAGATTTCAGTATTTCATTTTTGTGAAAATGAACCTGATCTTTGAACGAACGAAATTCGATTTTTTTAGAAGTTAAAAAATCAGCTACTGCCAAATCTCTTTTAATCGCAGAAGGTTCGTAATCTTCGTTGCAGAAAACTTCTTTGATAGCATAATTTTCAGAAAGCTTCTGAAATATTTCTAACGGCTTACCATGAAAAATCTGAATTGCTTTTCCGGTTTTTTCCAGTTCATTATTGATGTCATTCAATACCTGAAAAATAAAATCAACTCTACGGTCTTCTTTACTTTCGAGTTGGGAAAGGATTTCGGTATCGAAAATAAAAATGGGTAAGACTTTGTTTCCGGAAACTAATGCTTGATACAGTCCGTGATTATCAGATAATCTTAAATCTCTTCTGAACCAGAAAACGGATAGTTTTTCGGGCATTTTAAATTAATTTCAGGATTTCGGAAGTATTTTCGTTTTTAAAGTTCGAGTAAACGGTATGGTGAAATGTATTGAGCTTTTTAAGCGAACTGAGCAGAGATTCTTTTTCCTTGGTATTCAATTGTCCGCACATTATTTTTGACACAACGGTGATATCCTGCATTGATTCCAAAAAAACTTTTTTCCCTTTTTTTGTTACTGCAATCCTCGTACTTCTTTTATCGTGTTCATCGGGGCTTTCGGCTAACAGGCCGTTTTTCACCAAACGTTTGATGATTTCGATTCCGGTCTGTTTTTCATGGGCATTTTTTTCGATCAGCTGCATTTTCGTAAGACTGTCATAATCCATCATTCTGAAAAGATAGGTGAAATCCTCGTTAACCAAATCGGGATGGTTTTCCAGAGATTTACGGATCAGCTGTTTGGAATATCTGCCGAGCATAATGACCTGTTTTGCGATTTCATTTTCGAGATCGTAAACATCAAGATCAAATTTTTCTGTTAAATTTCTTGGATTCTCATTTTCGTACGCTTTCTGATTCAGATAAAGCCGGAAATCATCTAAACCCGCGTTAGCATTTGGATTAGCTTTCTGATAATTATCGAGTTCTGTGAGAATGTCAATGATTAAATTTAACTCCATTTTACATATTTTTTAATTTCTGTCACCAGCCAGCGATTATCTTGATATCCAAAATAAAAATTGCTGTTACTTTTTGCAAAGATACTGAACAAATTACCGATTCAAAAACAGTCGCAACTACTACATTCTATAATCACTTAGGAACAAAATAAAAATTTAAATACCTATCTGTTTTTTTAAATATATTTATCATTGATAATTTGAATCACAAAATTAGTAAAAATATTTTCTTAATTAAAAATTTAAGTATATTTTTGGTCCATTATTTAAGTTTATGAAAAAAGTCATTATTATAGGTTCAGGATTTTCGTCGCTCGCTTCTGCCTGTTATATGGCTAAAGCAGGGTTTCAAGTAACCGTTTTGGAAAAAAACGAACAGGTTGGCGGCCGTGCATCGTTGCTTGAAATTGATGGCTTCAAATTCGACATGGGACCAAGCTGGTACTGGATGCCGGATATTTTCGAAAGATTTTTCGCAGATTTTGGCAGAAAAGTTTCAGATTATTATCAGCTTGAGAAACTTTCTCCGGGTTACCGCGTGTATTTCGGGAAAGATAATTTCATTGATATCTCCGACAAACCTGAAGAAATAATAGAAACCTTTGAAAAAATAGAACCCGGCAGCGGCAAACATTTAAAGGATTTCATGAAAAAAGCGAAAGCCAATTACGAAATCGCGATGCAGGATCTGG
The window above is part of the Kaistella faecalis genome. Proteins encoded here:
- a CDS encoding RsiV family protein, which encodes MKNISAVLFLVILSVISCKKAEKSPVEKSEQLPEQITKVDLSATDSVKIVDSLKVSENLTAGFKSTVLVFPNLSNKVLLDSIYAPVNMKLEQYSRENITTELNTQKKEYYDGVKKSLEDWAPDFPRTWEQNSYMKMFSQLNDYLTVQYKADGYTGGAHGYFNELYRVFDVKTNKQVTLADILKVRDAKIWSRILMDHFLKNDLERGQAEMLLVKEIPLNDNFYFDKNNLYFLYNQYEIAAYAAGPVLIKIPYTEIKPFLTQDFRTKLNLN
- a CDS encoding diacylglycerol/lipid kinase family protein; the protein is MENVAFIINPFSAKKDYHPFLRALKKEVSNPLFYISESIQGTFNFIDNHYATTDIFVAVGGDGTISTVAQKLINTDKILAIFPAGSGNGFSNETKFSKNIDELLAKIKARKVKKIDTFTVNGRLSINVSGTGFDGKVVKEFEKTDRGFKNYIKVSIKTFFNYKPVQIKFLTESFKKYSGRYLMLNIANTRQFGNNAYIAPKASKSDGLVDLVLVKKFPLTYSPFFAFRMFTKRLKDDQYVTYLPVSEIQFEVDTKNWHLDGEFNKIESPVKVKVQPKSLNILQ
- a CDS encoding cryptochrome/photolyase family protein; the protein is MPEKLSVFWFRRDLRLSDNHGLYQALVSGNKVLPIFIFDTEILSQLESKEDRRVDFIFQVLNDINNELEKTGKAIQIFHGKPLEIFQKLSENYAIKEVFCNEDYEPSAIKRDLAVADFLTSKKIEFRSFKDQVHFHKNEILKSDKTPYTVYTPYSKQWLLKYDAEQTESYQSEQYIHHFENVERQEFSLEDIGFRSTELEFKSPNINEEILKHYHKTRNFPATKTSEMSVHLRFGTSSVRRLAQTAASLNQTYLKELIWREFFMQILYHFPKVVQQSFKAKYDGISWINDPENLKKWQTGKTGYPLVDAGMRELNETGLMHNRVRMVCASFLTKHLLIDWRIGEAYFAEKLLDYDLSANNGNWQWSAGSGCDAAPYFRVFNPEEQQKKFDPDFVYIKKWIKEFGTSAYPKPMIDHKFARERALESYKKGLQELL
- a CDS encoding MarR family winged helix-turn-helix transcriptional regulator codes for the protein MELNLIIDILTELDNYQKANPNANAGLDDFRLYLNQKAYENENPRNLTEKFDLDVYDLENEIAKQVIMLGRYSKQLIRKSLENHPDLVNEDFTYLFRMMDYDSLTKMQLIEKNAHEKQTGIEIIKRLVKNGLLAESPDEHDKRSTRIAVTKKGKKVFLESMQDITVVSKIMCGQLNTKEKESLLSSLKKLNTFHHTVYSNFKNENTSEILKLI